A segment of the Aureliella helgolandensis genome:
GTAATTGGCGGTTCTGCGGCCAGCGACTTCCTATGTTCTGCCAGAATCGGCCCAAGCCCCCAACGTGACCAAAATCTACCCGCCAATTCTCCGGTCACTGGATACTGTTCTTTAGGGTCACTATAGAGGTCGTAATAGTGAGGGAACGGGAACACGTTCAGTTTCCCATTACCCAGATCTCCTTCAAACTCCATGAGCAGCATCTTATAGTTGTGCCACTTCACGCCGTGAATATCGTTACCGACATAGACGACAAAGCCGTCTCGACCGGACTCCTCTTGTTTCCCCAGGAAGAAATCCGTCATGTCCTTACTGTCGATGATACGATCTGTCGGCACCTTACCACCGGCAATGTTTGCCAATGTAGCGTACAGATCAAACTGGTGAACGATCTCGTTAGAGATCTTGCCTGCCGGAACTTTTCCAGGCCAGCGCACAATAAACGGCACCCGTAAGGACCCTTCCTTACCCGTGAAATAGGAACCACTCCATGGGCCACTCCATCCCTGGTGATCGGGGGTCATCTCGGCGCCGTTATCCGATGTGAAAATGAAAATGGTATTGTCGGCAATACCCAACTCATCCACCTTATCCAGTAATTCACCGGTATAGGCATCGATCTGCATTAGCACATCGCCCCAGCGGCCATTGCCACTCTTGCCTTGAAACTCCTTACTCGGCAACACCGGCATATGCGTCTGGGTGTAGGGCAGGTACAGGAAGAACGGTTTGCCGGCTTTGGCCTGGCGTGTCATGAAGTCCTTGGCATGGTCGGTGACTTCACGGTCGATCTCGAGTCTTGCCGGCACGTCGTAGACTTTCACCACCTTTGCCGGTGAGCCTTTTTTGGCCGAATAAATAAATGTGCTCTTCCTTGATCATCGGATTTTCACCGGTCTCCTCCGCCAATTTCCGATACTTCTGGAACATTTCATTCGCGACCCAAAGGCTCTCGTCGGTCGAATTGGGGATGCCATACCACTCATCGAATCCCTGATCTGTGGGATAGCGACCCTCCGCCTGGCCGAGGTGCCACTTGCCGAACATGGCGGTGGCATAACCCACATCGCCCAGCATCTCCGGCATGGTGTATTCCCACTGGGTCAAACCATAATCGGCGGTTTCGAGCGGTACAGAACCGTTCCCCGTGCGGATCGCGTAGCGGCCGGTCATCAGCGCCGCGCGACTGGGAGTACATTGCGCCTCGACATTGTAATTCAACAGCCGCATCCCTTCACTGGCCAGTTTGTCGATGCGCGACGTGGCGCCACCCCGGAGAATACCCCCGCCGTAACAACCCAGTTCGCCGTAGCCGAAGTTGTCCATATTGATCAGAACAATGTTGGGCTTGGAGGCCTCTTCTTGGGCCACCACTGCTTTCTGCGACAATGGGACAATGTTCAGGCAGAGCCCGACCAATAAACAGCCACAAATAGTCAACCTCGTGACCTTCATCAATGGAATTGATAAAAACAGACTTGGCGCGATTGTTGTTGTCTTGGTCATTTTGATCTCAGTCTTCTGTTAGATTTCGTTTTGTCCTGCCGCAGTGACGATTCGTTTCGTATGCCGGAATCGATTTCATTCCGTTCTTTTTTTGGTTTCAAGCCCGGTTCATTATTCGAAGACCGCCTGCCGACTCGGTTGGAACGGGTGCACAAGGGGCATGCTCCATGCCCCTCATGCATCGTTCAAGCTTTCTACTTCTTCTTCGCCGGGATGCTAATCGTGACGTCGTTCACACGTCCGGTGAACTCCGAGTCCTCAACATCCTTAAAGACCTTGTCAGCCACTGGCGTCGATTCATCGATGCCGACATCGGCTGTTTCATCGGCCGAGTAGACCGCCGGCTGAGTTTTTTCGACGCGTCCTTCGGCGACTTTTTCACCATCAACAAAGAGTTTGGCCAGACCTCCTTTGCCGATTCCGCCTCCGTCATAGTCAAAGACCAATTTGATCTCGGCCTTGTCCTTATCAATTGCTTTCGGGGACGTGATGGTGTAACTATCCAGTCCGAACCAGTTGTAGGTGTAAGCGGGTTTGCCTTTGTCCATGTACAAAGCCCAGCCGCCGAACTTGCCGCCCTGGCAAAGAATCACACCTCGGTCACTGCCTTTTAGATCCACATTGGCAACGATGGTTTTGGACGTGTTCTTCTCGTTGATAAAGGTGTTCTCGAGAATACCCGTCATGCCATGGCCAAGGGTCAAGCTGGTTCTGTCACCCATCAAGTCCGGACGGCCAGCGATGGCAGCGTTGAAGCGTTCATAAGCTCGGTCATCCAAAGGATAGACGCTGTTGGCAATGGCCTCCTTCTTGAACAGTTCCTTCATCTCTTTCAGTTTTTCAGGATGCTTGTCGGCCAGATTGTTCGTCAGGCTAAAATCTTCCGTGGTGTTGTAGAGATCCCAGACGTCAGTCTGCAAAGTGTGGAATGGCTCGTTATTCCATGGAGCGCGATGAACGGCGCGGGCCAGCCAACCTTGGTGATAGATCGCTCGGTTGGCAAACATCTCAAAGTACTGAGTTGTATGCCGGTCTTTTGCTTTCGCGTCATCTGCCGCGTACAGCATGCTCACACCGGACAGTGGCTTTTGTTTGACGCCATTGACGATCGTTGGCTGTGGCAGTTTCGCCGCATCCAGGACGGTCGCCGCAACATCGTTGACGTGGTGCCACTGCGAACGAATCTCACCCTTGGACTTAAATCCTTTTGGCCAGTGCATGACCATTCCGTTGCGCGTGCCACCAAAGTCGGCGGCCATTTGCTTGGTCCAGGTAAACGGTGCATCCGTTGCTACCGCCCATGCAGCTGAAAAGTGAGGAAACGAGTTCGGGCCACCCCAGTCGTCGGCGCGAGCCAGCATGCTGTCAACGGTCTCCGCATCAAAGATGCCGTTCAGGTGAACGAGCTCGTTGTAAGTCCCTTCCAGGCCGCCTTCGCCACTCGAGCCGTTGTCGCCCATGATGTAGATGAACAGCGTATTGTCCAATGCTCCGATATCGTCAATCGCCTCGACCAGTCGCCCGACTTGGTTGTCAGTATGCTCGGTGAAACCGGCAAACGCTTCCATTTGCAGAGCGAATAGTTCACGTTCCTTGTCGCTTAGCTTTTCCCAATCCTTGATGTCCGTTGGCATCGGTGCGAGCTTGGCATTTGGGGGAACGATGCCCATCGCTTTTTGGCGAGCAAGCGTCTCTTCGCGATACGTAAGCCAGCCGGAATCAAATTTCCCGTCATACTTCTCGATCCACTCTTTGGGTGCGTGGTGCGGCGCGTGCACGGCTCCCGGTGCGTAGTAAATAAAGAACGGTTTTTCTGGAGTCATCGCCTGTTGAAACTTCATCCAATTGATGGCTTCGTTGGTCATATCCGCGGTGAAGTGATAATCTGGATCGTCTTTCTTCTGAACTTTCGTGACCCCGTCAAAAATCACAGGATCCCATTGGTTGGTTTCGCCGCCAATAAAGCCATAGAACTTGTCAAAACCAGAGTGCGTTGGCCAGCGGAAATACGGTCCGGAAACCGAGACTTCCCATGTCGGTGTTTCGTGCCACTTTCCGAATGCAGCGGTGCTGTACCCGTTGTGTCGTAGTGTTTCCGCAAAGTATTTCGCGTCGTTCGATCGTTCGCCCTGGTTGCCAGGAAATCCAGTGGCGATTTCCATCACGCAGCCAACGTTGACTTCGTGATGATTCCGACCGGAAAGCAACGAGGCTCGTGTGGGCGAACATAGAGCGGTCGTGTGGAAATGGTTGAAACGCAATCCGTTGTTTGCCAGGCGATCAAAGGTCGGTGTTTCGATGGCTCCACCAAACGTACTGGTTGCGCCAAAGCCAATGTCATCAATCATGACGATGACGACGTTGGGAGCGCCCTCCGGTGGTTTGATCTGAAACATCGGAGGCTTCTTGGCATCTCGGGCGTCCAGCACCTCAATGGGCGCGTATGTTGGTGGCTGAATGGGCAGAACTGTTCTGTCCATTTTGTACTGTGCACCATCTTGCGCCATCGCAGACTGGTTATTGCAAACCAGCAATACTGCGATGGACAGAATGGGTATGAAGAATTGTTTTTTCATCTTATTAGTTCCCTGTAAAAAGAAGTGTTATTAGTTGTTGTTATTCGTAGTTGGTGTTGTAGGACGGCGAGCCTCTCTCACGCCTTCTTGACAGTGGTTTTTCTTGCACGACTTCACCAGATCGATTTCGCCCGGTTGCCAGACGTGGTCGAGCCATGCTTTTTCCGGCCCAGTACTTAATCTTTTGAAAAGATGGTCTTCCAGTCCGACTTGATGTTGACGACGTTCCAGCCCTGCGCCTTCGCCTGCTTGAGCGAAGCGTTGTCTTTTTCGGCATACGCGTATTCGCGTTTGTCATCATCGTGATTGACGAGCAATTGGAATGAAGGCAGAGTGTTGCTGTGGCAATACGTCAACATGCCGATGTCGCCTCCAGTGCGTACATTTCCGCCGGCAAAGATCGGTTTGCGACCAATGTGCAAATCAATTCCCGTGGGCTTGGTCGCCTTGTCATTTAAGAACAGGTGGTCTGCCGTCTTGAACAGTTGCCACTTGCCATCAACTTGTTTGAACACATTTCGGCCGTTAGTGCCGATTACGTTTTCCGGAACAATCCCATAGGTTTCTTCCGAGGTGGCTCGCATGAAATCGATTCCGCCGCCGGAACAGATATAGGTCTTGAACCCATTGGCACGCAGATAAGCTAGCAACTCAACCATCGGCGAGTAGGCGAGCTGTGTGTAAGCCACTTTGAGCTTCGGGTGTTTGGCGGTCGCAAAGAAATCCCTGACGTGGCGATCAAACTCTTCCACCGACATACCGGCATGGGACGTTTCGATTACTTTCAGAAATTCATGTCCGCCGTTTGCCAGATCGTCAACGAGACGTTGTACGTCGCCGGCAAGCACAGATTTATACGGTT
Coding sequences within it:
- a CDS encoding sulfatase-like hydrolase/transferase, which produces MKVYDVPARLEIDREVTDHAKDFMTRQAKAGKPFFLYLPYTQTHMPVLPSKEFQGKSGNGRWGDVLMQIDAYTGELLDKVDELGIADNTIFIFTSDNGAEMTPDHQGWSGPWSGSYFTGKEGSLRVPFIVRWPGKVPAGKISNEIVHQFDLYATLANIAGGKVPTDRIIDSKDMTDFFLGKQEESGRDGFVVYVGNDIHGVKWHNYKMLLMEFEGDLGNGKLNVFPFPHYYDLYSDPKEQYPVTGELAGRFWSRWGLGPILAEHRKSLAAEPPITPGTPDPYVPAKKSK
- a CDS encoding sulfatase-like hydrolase/transferase; translated protein: MTKTTTIAPSLFLSIPLMKVTRLTICGCLLVGLCLNIVPLSQKAVVAQEEASKPNIVLINMDNFGYGELGCYGGGILRGGATSRIDKLASEGMRLLNYNVEAQCTPSRAALMTGRYAIRTGNGSVPLETADYGLTQWEYTMPEMLGDVGYATAMFGKWHLGQAEGRYPTDQGFDEWYGIPNSTDESLWVANEMFQKYRKLAEETGENPMIKEEHIYLFGQKRLTGKGGESLRRAGKTRDRP
- a CDS encoding arylsulfatase is translated as MKKQFFIPILSIAVLLVCNNQSAMAQDGAQYKMDRTVLPIQPPTYAPIEVLDARDAKKPPMFQIKPPEGAPNVVIVMIDDIGFGATSTFGGAIETPTFDRLANNGLRFNHFHTTALCSPTRASLLSGRNHHEVNVGCVMEIATGFPGNQGERSNDAKYFAETLRHNGYSTAAFGKWHETPTWEVSVSGPYFRWPTHSGFDKFYGFIGGETNQWDPVIFDGVTKVQKKDDPDYHFTADMTNEAINWMKFQQAMTPEKPFFIYYAPGAVHAPHHAPKEWIEKYDGKFDSGWLTYREETLARQKAMGIVPPNAKLAPMPTDIKDWEKLSDKERELFALQMEAFAGFTEHTDNQVGRLVEAIDDIGALDNTLFIYIMGDNGSSGEGGLEGTYNELVHLNGIFDAETVDSMLARADDWGGPNSFPHFSAAWAVATDAPFTWTKQMAADFGGTRNGMVMHWPKGFKSKGEIRSQWHHVNDVAATVLDAAKLPQPTIVNGVKQKPLSGVSMLYAADDAKAKDRHTTQYFEMFANRAIYHQGWLARAVHRAPWNNEPFHTLQTDVWDLYNTTEDFSLTNNLADKHPEKLKEMKELFKKEAIANSVYPLDDRAYERFNAAIAGRPDLMGDRTSLTLGHGMTGILENTFINEKNTSKTIVANVDLKGSDRGVILCQGGKFGGWALYMDKGKPAYTYNWFGLDSYTITSPKAIDKDKAEIKLVFDYDGGGIGKGGLAKLFVDGEKVAEGRVEKTQPAVYSADETADVGIDESTPVADKVFKDVEDSEFTGRVNDVTISIPAKKK
- a CDS encoding HAD family hydrolase, whose product is MVQQVMMGIGLTLMLAVSAMAQEQPLASSVSSTRPTDPLGSWNDGPTKAAILQFVQDITKEGGPKFVPPEQRIATFDNDGTLWCEQPVVQFEFAVYRIKAMAVDHPEWKEQEPYKSVLAGDVQRLVDDLANGGHEFLKVIETSHAGMSVEEFDRHVRDFFATAKHPKLKVAYTQLAYSPMVELLAYLRANGFKTYICSGGGIDFMRATSEETYGIVPENVIGTNGRNVFKQVDGKWQLFKTADHLFLNDKATKPTGIDLHIGRKPIFAGGNVRTGGDIGMLTYCHSNTLPSFQLLVNHDDDKREYAYAEKDNASLKQAKAQGWNVVNIKSDWKTIFSKD